From a single Miscanthus floridulus cultivar M001 chromosome 8, ASM1932011v1, whole genome shotgun sequence genomic region:
- the LOC136476459 gene encoding zinc finger CCCH domain-containing protein 56-like isoform X2 yields MDYTNAIHIIPDAAGPDAWTNAATSTGGDAAIWATEDDYRQWSADPGYGDRNPSSRAGSEQPPPGKKARGGGGGSDGGGGSSTSKSRAIGKMFFKTKLCCKFRAGTCPYVTNCNFAHGMEELRKPPPNWQEIVAAHEEATEQREEHQIPIMTSGSVVAGDSGGGGSQGGRAYKGRHCKKFYTEEGCPYGDACTFLHDEQSKARESVAISLSPTVGGGGYNAAASANGVMVQKPSNWKTRICNKWEMTGYCPFGSKCHFAHGSAELHRYGGGLVDIDGRDITSTPDSKQAGASAKAPAESAAASTAMPPHADVYHLGIQSQRSTIVSQRSGQLQRPIQKWKGPDKISRIYGDWIDENE; encoded by the exons ATGGACTACACCAACGCCATCCACATCATCCCGGACGCCGCGGGCCCCGACGCCTGGACCAACGCGGCGACGTCCACGGGCGGGGACGCCGCCATCTGGGCCACCGAGGACGACTACCGCCAGTGGAGCGCCGACCCGGGCTACGGCGACCGGAACCCGTCCTCGCGGGCCGGGAGCGAGCAGCCGCCGCCGGGCAAGAAAGCtcgcggcgggggcggcggcagCGATGGTGGGGGCGGGAGCAGCACGAGCAAGTCGCGCGCCATCGGCAAGATGTTCTTCAAGACCAAGCTCTGCTGCAAGTTCCGGGCCGGGACCTGCCCCTACGTCACCAACTGCAACTTCGCGCACGGCATGGAGGAGCTCCGCAAGCCGCCACCCAACTGGCAGGAGATCGTGGCCGCCCACGAGGAGGCCACGGAGCAGCGGGAGGAGCACCAGATCCCCATCATGACCTCTGGAAGTGTCGTCGCTGGagacagtggcggcggcggctcgcaGGGGGGCAGGGCGTACAAGGGCCGCCACTGCAAGAAGTTCTATACTGAAGAGGGCTGCCCCTATGGTGACGCGTGCACCTTCCTGCACGATGAGCAGTCCAAGGCGCGGGAGAGCGTGGCCATCAGTCTCTCGCCAACGGTTGGTGGTGGGGGATACAATGCTGCTGCCTCTGCCAATGGAGTGATGGTGCAGAAGCCGTCCAACTGGAAGACGAGGATCTGTAACAAGTGGGAGATGACTGGATACTGCCCATTTGGGAGCAAATGCCACTTTGCTCATGGTTCTGCTG AACTTCACAGGTATGGAGGGGGCCTTGTGGACATAGATGGCAGGGATATCACGTCCACTCCTGACTCGAAGCAAGCTGGTGCTTCTGCTAAAGCTCCTGCAGAGTCTGCTGCTGCGTCCACTGCTATGCCCCCTCATGCAGACGTGTACCATCTCGGCATCCAGTCCCAGCGCTCCACCATCGTCAGCCAGAGATCTGGACAACTGCAGAGGCCCATTCAGAAGTGGAAGGGCCCTGACAAGATCAGCAGGATCTATGGTGATTGGATAGATGAGAATGAGTAG
- the LOC136476459 gene encoding zinc finger CCCH domain-containing protein 56-like isoform X1 gives MDYTNAIHIIPDAAGPDAWTNAATSTGGDAAIWATEDDYRQWSADPGYGDRNPSSRAGSEQPPPGKKARGGGGGSDGGGGSSTSKSRAIGKMFFKTKLCCKFRAGTCPYVTNCNFAHGMEELRKPPPNWQEIVAAHEEATEQREEHQIPIMTSGSVVAGDSGGGGSQGGRAYKGRHCKKFYTEEGCPYGDACTFLHDEQSKARESVAISLSPTVGGGGYNAAASANGVMVQKPSNWKTRICNKWEMTGYCPFGSKCHFAHGSAAIIAELHRYGGGLVDIDGRDITSTPDSKQAGASAKAPAESAAASTAMPPHADVYHLGIQSQRSTIVSQRSGQLQRPIQKWKGPDKISRIYGDWIDENE, from the exons ATGGACTACACCAACGCCATCCACATCATCCCGGACGCCGCGGGCCCCGACGCCTGGACCAACGCGGCGACGTCCACGGGCGGGGACGCCGCCATCTGGGCCACCGAGGACGACTACCGCCAGTGGAGCGCCGACCCGGGCTACGGCGACCGGAACCCGTCCTCGCGGGCCGGGAGCGAGCAGCCGCCGCCGGGCAAGAAAGCtcgcggcgggggcggcggcagCGATGGTGGGGGCGGGAGCAGCACGAGCAAGTCGCGCGCCATCGGCAAGATGTTCTTCAAGACCAAGCTCTGCTGCAAGTTCCGGGCCGGGACCTGCCCCTACGTCACCAACTGCAACTTCGCGCACGGCATGGAGGAGCTCCGCAAGCCGCCACCCAACTGGCAGGAGATCGTGGCCGCCCACGAGGAGGCCACGGAGCAGCGGGAGGAGCACCAGATCCCCATCATGACCTCTGGAAGTGTCGTCGCTGGagacagtggcggcggcggctcgcaGGGGGGCAGGGCGTACAAGGGCCGCCACTGCAAGAAGTTCTATACTGAAGAGGGCTGCCCCTATGGTGACGCGTGCACCTTCCTGCACGATGAGCAGTCCAAGGCGCGGGAGAGCGTGGCCATCAGTCTCTCGCCAACGGTTGGTGGTGGGGGATACAATGCTGCTGCCTCTGCCAATGGAGTGATGGTGCAGAAGCCGTCCAACTGGAAGACGAGGATCTGTAACAAGTGGGAGATGACTGGATACTGCCCATTTGGGAGCAAATGCCACTTTGCTCATGGTTCTGCTG CTATAATTGCAGAACTTCACAGGTATGGAGGGGGCCTTGTGGACATAGATGGCAGGGATATCACGTCCACTCCTGACTCGAAGCAAGCTGGTGCTTCTGCTAAAGCTCCTGCAGAGTCTGCTGCTGCGTCCACTGCTATGCCCCCTCATGCAGACGTGTACCATCTCGGCATCCAGTCCCAGCGCTCCACCATCGTCAGCCAGAGATCTGGACAACTGCAGAGGCCCATTCAGAAGTGGAAGGGCCCTGACAAGATCAGCAGGATCTATGGTGATTGGATAGATGAGAATGAGTAG